Proteins from one Synergistota bacterium genomic window:
- the thiE gene encoding thiamine phosphate synthase codes for MCMKIDLSLYVITDEEIAKKSHIEIAKEVLEGGATVIQLRDKNKSDREMVKIAKEMVRICHAYGAYLIVDDRVDVALVSGADGVHLGSEDIPVFDVRKVAPENFIIGATVHSVEEALKAQEEGADYLGVGSIFPTATKRREIVLIGLEGLQKVISAVTIPVVAIGGIRLEHVRSIFETGASGIAVCSYILSQEDITEATRKLKREIERVSILLGREKD; via the coding sequence ATATGTATGAAAATAGATTTGAGCCTTTATGTAATAACAGATGAGGAAATTGCTAAAAAATCTCACATTGAAATAGCTAAAGAGGTTCTTGAGGGAGGGGCAACCGTTATTCAGCTCAGAGATAAAAATAAAAGTGACAGAGAAATGGTTAAGATAGCTAAAGAGATGGTAAGGATTTGTCATGCTTATGGTGCTTATTTGATAGTGGATGATAGGGTTGATGTGGCGTTGGTAAGCGGTGCTGATGGTGTTCACCTTGGATCTGAGGATATACCTGTTTTCGATGTGAGGAAGGTGGCTCCGGAGAACTTTATAATAGGAGCAACTGTTCATAGTGTTGAAGAGGCCTTGAAAGCTCAAGAAGAGGGAGCAGACTATTTAGGGGTGGGGAGCATTTTCCCAACGGCTACTAAAAGGAGGGAAATAGTTCTCATAGGTCTTGAAGGTTTGCAAAAAGTGATTTCTGCAGTTACTATACCTGTTGTGGCTATAGGTGGGATAAGGCTTGAGCATGTTAGGAGTATATTTGAGACTGGGGCTTCTGGTATAGCTGTTTGTTCTTATATTCTCTCTCAGGAAGACATAACTGAGGCCACAAGAAAGCTAAAGAGGGAAATAGAGAGGGTTTCCATTTTGCTTGGGAGAGAAAAGGATTGA